In a single window of the Littorina saxatilis isolate snail1 linkage group LG5, US_GU_Lsax_2.0, whole genome shotgun sequence genome:
- the LOC138966174 gene encoding uncharacterized protein → MFCKVIVLLLALGCSLADQNAGCLFDGTNYAKGDKIIIQPYLAELTCLGNNLYSEVTSLGGVSPKQTRDVDGQTGCLLDGTVYAKGDKIIIQPCLAELTCLGNNDYSEITSLGGQCPKQTRDVDGQTGCLFDGTVYATGDKIIIQPCLAELTCQGNNAYTEVTALGGVCPKQTRDVDGQTGCLYDGTMYAKGDKIIIQPCLAELTCEGNNNYSEITELGGQC, encoded by the exons ATGTTCTGCAAAGTCATCGTTCTTCTTCTGGCACTGGGCTGCAGCCTGGCTGATCAGAATG CTGGCTGCCTGTTCGACGGTACTAATTACGCCAAGGGCGACAAGATCATTATCCAGCCCTACCTGGCAGAGCTGACTTGTCTGGGAAACAACTTGTATTCTGAAGTCACTTCTCTTGG AGGAGTGAGTCCCAAGCAGACTCGTGATGTTGATGGTCAAA CTGGCTGTCTGCTTGACGGTACTGTGTACGCCAAGGGCGACAAGATCATTATCCAGCCCTGCCTGGCAGAGTTGACTTGTCTTGGGAATAATGATTATTCTGAAATTACTTCTCTGGG AGGACAATGCCCAAAACAAACTCGTGACGTGGatggacaga CTGGCTGTCTGTTTGACGGTACTGTGTACGCCACGGGTGACAAGATCATTATCCAGCCCTGCCTGGCAGAGTTGACTTGTCAGGGAAACAACGCTTATACTGAAGTTACTGCTCTGGG AGGGGTGTGCCCCAAGCAGACACGAGACGTGGACGGCCAGA CTGGCTGTCTGTATGACGGTACTATGTATGCCAAGGGTGACAAGATCATTATCCAGCCCTGCCTGGCAGAGTTGACGTGCGAGGGCAACAACAACTACTCTGAAATTACAGAACTGGG TGGCCAGTGTTAG